In the genome of uncultured Sphaerochaeta sp., the window AGTACGTTTTCTCGCAGGGTTTCTTCTGTCATGGTATGCTCCTTTGTAGAGACAGTATACCCTGCATATGAGCATTCACACAACGTATCCGGATACACCCGGAAACAATAGCAAGGAAGGTCAAGGTTTTCCGTTTCGCTTGGGATAGGATGGGGTCGAGGAAGCAAACACATGGATTTACAGACGTACGATGCGGTGGAGCGGATGCTCGCCTACATTGAGGATCATCTGCAGGAGGAGATCACCCTGGTGCAACTGGCCAGGGCGGCTTGGTATTCACCCTATCATGCCGCACGCTTGTTCAAGCAAGCAACGGGGTGCACCCCCTTTGCCTATATCCGCAGCAGGCGGCTTGCCATGGCCGCCCATCTGTTGGGGAAAGGAAAAGAGACGATCATCGATGCAATGTCATTAAGTTAAGAACGGCAAGCTGAATAAGAAAGAAGCTATCAATGAAGAAACCAACGTTTCTGACTTGATAGCTTTCATTTTCAGTTCCGAAGTTATTATTAGGGGCATGATGATCCGAGCCTGCGAACATTTGGAATTGTGCGAGGCATGGGTTTCCGCTAGAATGTAACAAGTCAAGCTGCTCTGTAGATGAACGGGATAAAAGAACGGTGTTCGAGAATTCGGGAAAATGCTCTGTCGTTCCTTACCGGTTGAATGGTCATCGTGAGCTCCTTGACTATTTTCTTGATCGTGATAGTCGGGTCCCTTCCCGAGGCGTACAGTCTCAGTGTCTTGGACAGGTCGGAATAGCTGACCTTGTACAGGAGCTTGCGGTTTTTTATCCTACGGGACAGACTCCTGCCGAAAGCGACCAGTACCGATGTGCAGATGTTGTGGAAGATCATCGAAAGGATTATTTCACCAATGGCTGCAACCTTCTTCCTGGTGTTGCTGAATGACGAACAGTCATCATACTTCAATTGGCGCAAGGTGGTCTCCACGCCCCATCTCAAATGATACAACTCCTTGAGGTCGGCCATCGAGAACTCCGACTGAGGCAGGCTGGTCAGCAGGACCTCATACGAGGTTTCGGAAAGTTGCAGTCTGACGAGCCTGAAAGAATACTCGAAGAAATCGATAATGAGCGGACGGCTCTTCAGGACCTTCCCCAAAGGGTTCCTTGTTGCAGGGATGAACTCGTTGATCACGTTCTGTGGGACATAAATATAGTCAGGATAAATTGCTGGGTTCCTGTGCACGGTAGAGCATCGGGTGTATTTCCTGGTGACAACAGTATCCATCAGACCGTCCTCACCTACCATGTTCCGGTACCTTTGGCTGATGCCTGGGGAGTTGAGGTCTTTTGCCCGGATGCAAAAATGGAACCCCAGAGAGGACACCCACATCATGAGCCTATAGCTCTCGTACCCCCTGTCGCAGGTGATGATGCTCGGCAAGGGACTGGGGCATCCAGCCATCCGCTCGACCATCTGTTCGCAGGCCTGTATCTCATGCATGTCCTTGTGGTCCTGGATGACGTAGTCCAGGAAATACCCATCGGGTACGGCAGTGAGGACATTGAGATGAAGCTGGTTGCAGACCTTTCCGTTCGGATTATTGGTCATGTGCAGCAACGTACCCGCATCATCCTTGTTCGGGTGGATGCTGATGGCGGAACCATCGCAGGCCACCAGCAGATACTTGTTCTTGATCAGCGTGAACGGCACATCAGTATCCTTGAAATGGTCGAACAGGGCCCGATATGCCTGTACGCCCAGCTTGTCACGATGCTGGATGTATGCTGACGCTGAGGGCCTGTCAGGACCGACACCGAAGTAATGCCTCAGGTTCTCCTTCATGCAGCTTCCGGGAGAAAGCAAGCCGAGCTTGACAACATCACTGAAAGATTGACGCCTGAACCGGGTGAAATCGGCTTTGGGATTGCTGAAATGCATCCGGAAATCATCAGGGTCAAGGTCCAATCTGGCGACGGATTTAGCGATTTTGTTTTCTAGATAATTCCTCATGATATAATTGTTTACCTCTATTTAATTATATCATATCTATATTATTTTGATACTATAAAATGTACAAAAAAGAAGGCAACACATAGCCGAAGCCACATATTGCCTTGCTGTTTTGGTCTCACAAGAATGTCATTTTGCTAACTTAATGACATTGCGATCATCGATGTAGCGTTTTCGTTTGTGTTCGACTCGCATGAAGGATTTACGCGTGCCTTCAGCAAGCAATTCGGCATGAACCCCTCCGAGTTCCGCAAAGCTCTTGCTGCATACCATGAGCGGGCTTCCCAGTACAGCAGACAAGAAGGAGAAAACAAGATGCAAACAGTGTTTGTTCAGGTAGTGGAGCGCATAAAGCGGAAAGCTGTGGTGAAGTTTGCCCATAAGGCAACCGAATATTTTTCCTACTGTGAGGAAGTTGGGTGTGATGTGTGGGAGATCCTTTCCTCCATCGAGGGGGCGCTCAATGAGCCTATCGGCATGTGGATGCCTGAGAAATTGAGAAGACAAGGAAGCAGTGAATATGTACAGGGAGTAGAAGTGCCGATGGACTTTGCCGGAGCTGTTCCTGAAGGCTTCGATGTCATTGAACTTGAGCCCTGCAAGATGATGGTTTTCCAGGGACCTCCCTTTGATGAGGAGAAGTTTGAGGATGCAATCACCGATCTGTGGGAAGTGATGAAGACCTACGATCCCATGCTCTATGGGTATCAGTGGGCAGACGACGATGGGCCTCGCTTCCAGTTGGCGCCGCTGGGTTACCGCGGGTACATAGAGGCAAGACCGGTCCGTGAAGTGAATGGACGATAGAGAGCAACGGGCTGTCCTGCAAAGGGCAGCCCACTCTTCACTTGGATTTGTGTTTGAGATAGCGCTCGAGGCGTCTGACCTGACTTGCTACAAAGAAGACACGCGGGGAGGGCAACTGGTGCAAACCCACCCATCTGGCTTCGGAGAACTCGGAAATGAAGGGAGGCTTTTTCACTCGTTCCAGTTCATAGCCATAGACTTGGTAGTGGAAACCAGGAACATGCAAACCCCAGAGAAGCACCAGTTTCTGCGGCTGTTCAACAGCCATGCCCATCTCTTCCCCGGATTCGCGGATGGCAGCTTCCTTATACGCTGGCTTGCCTTTCTCATCAAAGCCGTCTTTCAATTCCCATCCACCGCCGGGGAATGACCAACAGTGATTCTGTGGTCTCATGCTTCGCTTTCCGATGAGAATACGAACCTGATGGTCATCATCCCTGCTCCAGAAGATGATGCCGGCTCCGTGATAGCCACGATGTTTTTTCATGCCTCCAGTGTACTGACAAAGTCATCAAGAGCCTACAAAAAAAGTAAAATGTTCTTTTGGTCATATTTCACATATTGTAAAACATCACAGACAATTTATACTGAATTTATCCTGATGTACGTTGGAGGTGTGTATGAAGTACCTCGTTCGTGGGTTTGGTGTTCTGATGTTCCTGGCCGTCCTTTTGGGTATGACAGCCTGTGATGGGGAAACCCCGGGGGATGTGGATGTCAGTTTGCTTGCGGTGGTGGACACAACATCACGGAGCGCTCGAAGTGCAAGTGATGAAGCATCCAGGAATATTACTCCTTCATCATACAAGATTGCACTCACCTATTTTGCCTTGGAACGAGATGATGGCACTCTCATTCCATTAATCAATGAGACAGAACCGATTGTATATGATTTTAGTGGGCATGTTATTTCTCCACCACTACTTTGGGGGTGCGGACAAAAAGTTGGACTTTTCTATGATACTAGACCAAGGCTCCTGCGATACTCAAGAGGGCTTCTCCCTCCCAAGGACATTTTGATTCGTTTCTCATTATACCAATAGATGTAATCATCAAGCAGAGCACAAAACTCTTCGATTGATACCCCAAACCAGGAGCGGGAATAGAACATCTCATTCTTCAATCGGCCGAAAAAGCCTTCGCATGCCGAATTGTCGGGTGAGCAGCCTTTCTTCGACATTGAACGAACCAACCCGGCATTATCCATTCTCTCAATCCAGCCGGGCCAACGGTAATGACTACCCCGATCGGTATGGACCAATGGGTGCTCATCATCTCCCAATGTCTCTACAGCCCTATCCAGCATTGAGTTCACCATCTCAGCATTGGGGCTCGTACCACGGGTCCAGGAGGTGACGTAGCCGTCAAAACAATCAACCACCGGAGAAAGATACACTTTGCCGGCGGGAATGCTGAACTCGGTGATATCGCTC includes:
- a CDS encoding AraC family transcriptional regulator, with the translated sequence MDLQTYDAVERMLAYIEDHLQEEITLVQLARAAWYSPYHAARLFKQATGCTPFAYIRSRRLAMAAHLLGKGKETIIDAMSLS
- a CDS encoding transposase, coding for MRNYLENKIAKSVARLDLDPDDFRMHFSNPKADFTRFRRQSFSDVVKLGLLSPGSCMKENLRHYFGVGPDRPSASAYIQHRDKLGVQAYRALFDHFKDTDVPFTLIKNKYLLVACDGSAISIHPNKDDAGTLLHMTNNPNGKVCNQLHLNVLTAVPDGYFLDYVIQDHKDMHEIQACEQMVERMAGCPSPLPSIITCDRGYESYRLMMWVSSLGFHFCIRAKDLNSPGISQRYRNMVGEDGLMDTVVTRKYTRCSTVHRNPAIYPDYIYVPQNVINEFIPATRNPLGKVLKSRPLIIDFFEYSFRLVRLQLSETSYEVLLTSLPQSEFSMADLKELYHLRWGVETTLRQLKYDDCSSFSNTRKKVAAIGEIILSMIFHNICTSVLVAFGRSLSRRIKNRKLLYKVSYSDLSKTLRLYASGRDPTITIKKIVKELTMTIQPVRNDRAFSRILEHRSFIPFIYRAA
- a CDS encoding NUDIX hydrolase, yielding MKKHRGYHGAGIIFWSRDDDHQVRILIGKRSMRPQNHCWSFPGGGWELKDGFDEKGKPAYKEAAIRESGEEMGMAVEQPQKLVLLWGLHVPGFHYQVYGYELERVKKPPFISEFSEARWVGLHQLPSPRVFFVASQVRRLERYLKHKSK